From a single Sinomonas atrocyanea genomic region:
- a CDS encoding transporter substrate-binding domain-containing protein: protein MKKLIRSTVTVGAVASLALALGACGNSTSASSAAGASGSADPSLSKLVPDDIRAKGTLAGGASFDTQPMNFYAPGNKPDGVLIDLLNGAAGKLGLSIKWSQIPYAGLVPALQSKRVEIAGAQISKTAENKGVVNLLAFYKASSSLLVPAGKQYAADTDACGTRFGLTTGSTVNKNIADSINKECRAAGKPELQYLYFQSFNAGEDAIRAGRIDSFLNSTPQIQLAVKADKSVAATLVGKLATRETGVALPKEYTQLTEAFQAAFNAMIADGSYKKILDKWDLGTMAVDKAEINDQIPM from the coding sequence ATGAAGAAATTGATCCGCAGTACCGTCACCGTGGGCGCCGTCGCGTCCCTGGCCCTCGCGCTCGGTGCGTGCGGGAACAGCACCTCCGCCAGCAGCGCGGCCGGTGCGTCGGGCAGCGCGGACCCGAGCCTCTCCAAGCTCGTCCCGGACGACATCCGTGCGAAGGGGACCCTGGCCGGGGGTGCCTCGTTCGACACCCAGCCGATGAACTTCTACGCGCCGGGCAACAAGCCCGACGGGGTCCTGATCGACCTCCTGAACGGGGCGGCCGGGAAGCTGGGCCTGTCGATCAAGTGGTCGCAGATCCCGTACGCGGGCCTCGTCCCTGCGCTGCAGTCCAAGCGCGTCGAGATCGCCGGTGCCCAGATCAGCAAGACCGCTGAGAACAAGGGCGTGGTGAACCTCCTGGCGTTCTACAAGGCCTCCTCGAGCCTGCTGGTCCCGGCGGGCAAGCAGTACGCCGCGGACACCGATGCGTGCGGCACGCGGTTCGGCCTGACCACGGGCTCGACGGTGAACAAGAACATCGCCGACTCGATCAACAAGGAGTGCAGGGCCGCGGGCAAGCCGGAGCTGCAGTACCTGTACTTCCAGAGCTTCAACGCCGGCGAGGACGCGATCAGGGCCGGCCGGATCGACTCCTTCCTGAACTCCACCCCGCAGATCCAGCTGGCCGTCAAGGCCGACAAGAGCGTCGCTGCCACCCTCGTGGGCAAGCTCGCGACCCGCGAGACAGGCGTCGCCCTCCCGAAGGAGTACACCCAGCTCACCGAGGCATTCCAGGCAGCCTTCAACGCCATGATCGCCGACGGGTCCTACAAGAAGATCCTGGACAAGTGGGACCTGGGGACGATGGCCGTCGACAAGGCCGAGATCAACGACCAGATCCCGATGTGA
- a CDS encoding DinB/UmuC family translesion DNA polymerase — MLERFAPTLQYSIDEAFLLLGPRTAQTDLAAFGQEVKDALRRLVGVPVCVGIARTYTLAKLANRTAKKLPVFDGVCVWDSTRPEWCDALLSRLPVSEVWGIASRLERRLAAQGITTIADLRAADPVAIRARFNVVVMRTVLELQGTPAVTLEEERVGKEQLIFSRSFSEPVTTREGMRQVLSVYGQQAAARLVRHRQKAKLLTVFAGTSHFAAQRDFPNMLVPLPAPTSDPVVLAKAAGRILPLLHEGTPYARAGIMLTDLRPADGQAAFEPFRFRHEDEGIAELVDQVNRKLGGGSLGLGHGGLRPGPQWQMKRQKLSPRATTHWDELALVKAS; from the coding sequence GTGCTGGAGCGGTTCGCCCCGACCCTGCAGTACTCGATCGACGAGGCCTTCCTCCTCCTCGGCCCCCGCACCGCCCAGACCGACCTGGCAGCCTTCGGCCAGGAGGTCAAGGACGCCCTGCGCCGGCTCGTCGGCGTCCCCGTGTGCGTCGGGATCGCCCGCACGTACACGCTGGCGAAGCTGGCGAACAGGACCGCGAAGAAGCTGCCCGTGTTCGACGGGGTATGCGTGTGGGACTCGACCCGTCCCGAGTGGTGCGACGCCCTGTTGTCCCGGCTGCCGGTGTCGGAGGTGTGGGGCATCGCCTCCCGGCTCGAGCGGCGCCTGGCCGCCCAGGGCATCACCACGATCGCCGACCTGCGCGCTGCGGACCCGGTCGCGATCCGGGCCCGGTTCAACGTCGTCGTCATGCGCACCGTCCTCGAACTCCAGGGCACCCCGGCGGTCACGCTCGAGGAGGAGCGGGTCGGGAAGGAGCAGCTGATCTTCTCCCGCTCCTTCTCCGAGCCGGTGACCACGCGGGAGGGGATGCGGCAGGTCCTCTCCGTGTACGGGCAGCAGGCCGCCGCCCGCCTGGTCAGGCACCGCCAGAAGGCGAAGCTGCTGACGGTGTTCGCCGGCACCAGCCACTTCGCCGCCCAGCGCGACTTCCCGAATATGCTCGTGCCCCTGCCGGCCCCGACCTCGGACCCGGTCGTCCTGGCCAAGGCCGCCGGGCGGATCCTGCCCCTGCTGCACGAGGGCACCCCGTACGCCAGGGCCGGGATCATGCTCACCGACCTCCGCCCCGCCGACGGGCAGGCGGCGTTCGAGCCGTTCCGGTTCCGGCACGAGGACGAGGGCATCGCCGAGCTCGTCGACCAGGTCAACCGCAAGCTCGGCGGCGGCTCCCTCGGGCTCGGCCACGGCGGCCTCCGCCCCGGCCCCCAATGGCAGATGAAGCGCCAGAAGCTCTCCCCACGGGCCACCACCCACTGGGACGAGCTCGCCCTCGTCAAAGCCAGCTGA
- a CDS encoding amino acid ABC transporter ATP-binding protein, whose protein sequence is MSSVDIVNVHKSFGENEILKGIDMQVAQGEVVCLLGPSGSGKSTLLRCVDGLVMPDKGHVSVGGTLIGRKVHGGKLHDLSGREAAGQRERIGMVFQQFNLFPHLDVRENLVLGPRAHRLGAKAELEEKAHALLGKVGLSSRAKAYPAQLSGGQQQRVAIARALMMEPDLMLFDEPTSALDPELVGEVLDTMRSLAQDGMTMIVVTHEMAFARQVADRVVFMADGHIVEDAAPALFFDSPETERARAFLRLV, encoded by the coding sequence ATGAGCAGCGTCGACATCGTCAACGTCCACAAGAGCTTCGGCGAGAACGAGATCCTCAAGGGCATCGACATGCAGGTCGCCCAGGGAGAAGTCGTCTGCCTCCTCGGACCCTCCGGCTCCGGGAAGAGTACCCTGCTCCGCTGCGTCGACGGGCTCGTCATGCCGGACAAGGGGCACGTGTCGGTCGGCGGGACGCTGATCGGCCGCAAGGTGCATGGCGGGAAGCTCCACGACCTCAGCGGACGGGAGGCCGCCGGCCAGCGGGAGCGGATCGGCATGGTCTTCCAGCAGTTCAACCTCTTCCCCCACCTGGATGTGCGCGAGAACCTCGTGCTCGGCCCCCGCGCCCACCGGCTCGGCGCCAAGGCCGAGCTCGAGGAGAAGGCCCACGCGCTCCTGGGCAAGGTCGGGCTCTCCAGCCGCGCCAAGGCCTACCCCGCGCAGCTCTCCGGTGGCCAGCAGCAGCGGGTCGCGATCGCGCGGGCCCTGATGATGGAGCCGGACCTGATGCTCTTCGATGAGCCCACCTCCGCCCTCGACCCCGAACTGGTCGGCGAAGTGCTCGACACCATGCGCTCCCTCGCCCAGGACGGCATGACGATGATCGTCGTCACCCACGAGATGGCCTTCGCCCGCCAGGTCGCCGACCGCGTTGTCTTCATGGCGGACGGGCACATCGTCGAGGATGCCGCCCCTGCCCTGTTCTTCGACAGCCCCGAGACCGAGCGTGCCCGAGCATTCCTCCGGCTCGTCTGA
- a CDS encoding RraA family protein produces the protein MTLTTEQLSHRLGALPTPNIGDAMERLGVLDSAIKSVWAGGRLAGPAFTVWTRAGDNAYIHRALAEAAPGDVVVVNGQGDESRALLGDLIGARARNAGIAGFVIDGAVRDAAGLERVGMPVFARTTSPAGPYKNGPGALGCAVAVGGVAVLPGDIVVGDDDGAVVVPRARAEEVLLAAEAVQEDEAERMRTILAAATDAEEAACAAR, from the coding sequence ATGACACTGACCACCGAGCAGCTCAGCCACCGCCTCGGCGCGCTGCCCACCCCGAACATCGGCGATGCGATGGAGCGCCTCGGCGTCCTCGACTCCGCCATCAAGTCCGTCTGGGCCGGCGGCCGCCTGGCCGGCCCGGCGTTCACCGTGTGGACCCGCGCCGGCGACAACGCCTACATCCACCGCGCCCTGGCCGAGGCAGCGCCCGGCGACGTCGTCGTGGTCAACGGCCAGGGCGACGAGTCCCGGGCCCTGCTCGGGGACCTCATCGGCGCCCGGGCCCGCAACGCGGGGATCGCGGGCTTCGTCATCGACGGCGCCGTGCGCGACGCCGCCGGACTCGAGCGCGTCGGCATGCCCGTCTTCGCCCGCACCACCTCACCGGCCGGCCCCTACAAGAACGGCCCCGGGGCCCTCGGATGCGCCGTCGCCGTCGGCGGCGTCGCTGTCCTCCCGGGCGACATCGTCGTTGGCGACGACGACGGCGCGGTGGTCGTCCCGCGTGCCAGGGCAGAGGAGGTCCTCCTGGCCGCCGAGGCCGTCCAGGAAGACGAGGCCGAGCGGATGCGCACCATCCTCGCCGCGGCCACGGATGCGGAGGAGGCGGCATGCGCTGCACGGTGA
- a CDS encoding amino acid ABC transporter permease: MQSSVNRPDSLPAPPAQGLRGQVPDTVAVKRHYGRWLAVAVLAALALGVVKSLAQNPQLAWDVVGQYLFDGLVLEGLGETVVLAVLSMVGATVIGLLFGFFRLSTNPVLRTLGSLYVWVFRSVPALIQILFWGNLALFAPRLGLGIPGTGWTLASAPTNDVLSPFAASIVALSIANGAYLAEIIRSGLLSVDEGQHLASSALGLTWWQAQRKVILPQALRVMIPPAGNQFITLLKETSLVSVIAGGDILSKAENISGYNLRTIELLIVAAIWYLLVTSAATLGQNIIERRTARAQRQHKRKGRPAEPAASVQEATR; this comes from the coding sequence ATGCAATCCTCAGTCAACCGCCCAGACAGCCTCCCGGCGCCCCCGGCGCAGGGCCTGCGCGGGCAGGTGCCCGACACCGTGGCCGTGAAGAGGCACTACGGCCGCTGGCTCGCCGTCGCCGTCCTCGCCGCGCTCGCGCTGGGCGTCGTGAAGTCCCTCGCCCAGAACCCGCAGCTCGCGTGGGACGTGGTCGGCCAGTACCTCTTCGACGGGCTCGTCCTCGAGGGGCTCGGCGAGACCGTCGTCCTCGCCGTCCTGTCCATGGTCGGCGCGACCGTGATCGGACTGCTCTTCGGGTTCTTCCGCCTCAGCACGAACCCGGTCCTCAGGACGCTGGGCAGCCTGTACGTGTGGGTCTTCCGCAGCGTCCCGGCCCTGATCCAGATCCTCTTCTGGGGGAACCTGGCCCTGTTCGCGCCCCGGCTGGGGCTTGGCATCCCCGGCACCGGCTGGACCCTCGCCTCAGCCCCCACGAATGATGTGCTGTCGCCCTTCGCGGCCTCGATCGTGGCGCTCTCGATCGCCAACGGCGCCTACCTGGCCGAGATCATCCGCTCGGGCCTGCTGTCCGTGGACGAGGGCCAGCACCTGGCCTCCTCGGCCCTGGGCCTGACCTGGTGGCAGGCGCAGCGGAAGGTCATCCTGCCACAGGCGCTGCGCGTGATGATCCCCCCTGCCGGGAACCAGTTCATCACCCTGCTGAAGGAGACCTCGCTCGTCTCGGTGATCGCCGGCGGCGACATCCTCTCCAAGGCCGAGAACATCTCCGGCTACAACCTGCGCACGATCGAGCTCCTGATCGTCGCCGCCATCTGGTACCTCCTCGTCACCAGCGCCGCGACCCTCGGACAGAACATCATCGAGCGCCGCACCGCCCGCGCCCAGCGCCAGCACAAGCGCAAGGGCCGCCCCGCCGAGCCAGCAGCGAGCGTCCAGGAGGCCACGCGATGA
- a CDS encoding RHS repeat-associated core domain-containing protein: MGGPVFASRALIAAFTISVMTTAALPVPPANAVETPGRVASTVEPLQRKAPAAAVPRRIAGPAIPLTVPATDATPTGYGLAGWGGNYAGELGRGNENVPVDRPSPVGSGDLGGAAVSLMSTASAGYHNCAVKDGTLYCWGEGWAGGLGNGSENDSPTPTKVDTSGALAGTTVTKVVTNDGSTCAIASGRAFCWGEWWVTGTGQISDVPLEIGGLLTGKTVTDITLLDTGACAIADGAPYCWGGNDSGQIGNGQTARFEQSPVAVDTTGALAGKQLTKISGGWDTACAIADHRAYCWGASYLGDIGNGSNTQSEVPVAVGGDLANMDVTDIVLTWVTCAIADGRPYCWGDGAGGMLGTGTAYTSTDYTQNTEYYPKAVDTSGVLAGKTATRIGTSDNATCVLADGKPYCWGTNWDSSLSTAVPAGETAWSPVAIDLTGTVIEGKSLTDLTVEGGSTIVTYQPPPIGTLHLNMTMSPQFTLTTSGDYNADTTGLSTFIYDTTGPGGPQLLASCPTALSCSWTGAPAEKQAKYVAVAAPPYTGSGIAPGAQATSDPLTAPVWTESLASSGNTLTATANYAVDNTGLAIEIYDLSQDGYPRVASCITGASCTVTTSDTGHQYIAAAGKSTSAYGSGDHLVFTNTVGTAGPTAAHETAAGSNPAEQTCQKCEGDPVNTYNGEFFENETDITVPGRGPGLEVTRSYSSQLAAADGPFGYGWSFNYGMSLTTNSDKSVDVHQENGSIVTFTPDANGAYHAPPRVLAALAHNADGTWTYTRRAKETFSFSADGLLNSLSDLNGNTTTLARNSAGQITTATDASGRWISFIYNTQGKIWGAEDQSMHSVWYNYDTDGRLTARQDRAWAGSSYSYNDLNQLTALTDRRGNTTTNVYDALGRVTSQTDRAGGTTTFSYAADGTTIVSPGGRTTVETYAAGQIVKMVKGAGTPSAATWTYTYDPNTMGRTQTTDPLGHTSTATYDSAGNMLTATDPDGNHLSWTYDALNDRISATNAAGVTTTYAYDRTGNLLSTSTPLDGTSQAATTAYGHADSAHPSDTTSVTDPDGKTTTLTYTAVGDLATSTDALGNKTQYTYDVLGRRLTAVSPRGNTTAYTYDAEGRPLTAVDALGNSIFTYAYDPDGNRTRSTDGLSHTTTTAYDALDRPTTVTRADGTTTSSGYDPDGNATTQTDAAGHTTSYAYDSLNRVITSTDPLNRATTYGYDTAGHRTTLTDPSGRTTTTAYDAAGRKTGTTYSDGTTPPETFTYTPTGLEATTADGTGTTTSTYDSLGRLTGQTNSNGQTAAYTYDLAGHLTAIAYPNGKTITRAYDDAGRLTAITDWNGHTTAFAPDADGNTTSTAYANGVTAAASFDAAGRITGITDTGPGNTALGSFTYTRDTAGNITGETNTGGQTGYTYTSLNQLKGTASGAYTYDPTGNPTTLANGATLTYDTASQPATFTVNGNQTSLTYDAQGNRASGPGPNGTTASYTWDEASRLTDATGSSATYSADGLRSSRTPAGGDTARYAWDMHGIMPLMLTDGTVSYLYDDSGNPLEQIDPEGTALYFQHDRYGSTRLLTDAAGNAAASYTYDPYGNLIKKTGAADTALRWNGQAQDLETGLYYLRARYYDPETAQFLSRDPLESVTAQPYQYGQNDPLNQADRTGLDAYHYSYDLGALGTPDQLASYTRANCAFLFPISGCVDNFQAGESLDLHQLMLPFPVRVTNTSSNSFQFVAREGHPEGAGRAITFTFCTGANEDTMLHVDTSSGGSLLTSAWGVRDINFFIAHETWAKFAGNIQTNFDYMATDGYAPLGSV; this comes from the coding sequence ATGGGGGGCCCAGTGTTCGCGTCGCGTGCTCTTATTGCTGCTTTCACGATTTCAGTGATGACCACAGCAGCGCTACCAGTACCGCCAGCGAACGCCGTCGAGACGCCCGGACGCGTCGCCTCGACAGTCGAACCGCTCCAGAGGAAGGCACCTGCGGCTGCGGTCCCTCGGAGAATCGCCGGACCGGCGATCCCCCTCACGGTTCCCGCAACCGACGCCACACCTACCGGCTACGGGCTGGCAGGATGGGGCGGAAACTATGCTGGCGAGCTCGGCCGGGGAAACGAGAACGTTCCGGTGGACAGGCCATCCCCTGTGGGCAGTGGAGACCTCGGAGGCGCTGCGGTCTCCCTCATGTCCACAGCCTCCGCGGGGTACCACAACTGCGCAGTCAAGGACGGCACCCTCTACTGCTGGGGCGAAGGCTGGGCTGGCGGCCTCGGCAACGGGTCCGAGAACGACAGCCCGACCCCGACGAAGGTAGACACAAGCGGGGCACTGGCGGGCACCACCGTGACCAAGGTCGTGACCAACGATGGATCAACCTGCGCTATCGCGAGCGGACGGGCGTTCTGCTGGGGCGAGTGGTGGGTCACCGGGACCGGTCAGATCAGCGACGTCCCCTTGGAAATCGGCGGCCTCCTGACGGGCAAGACCGTCACCGACATCACCCTGCTCGACACGGGCGCATGCGCGATCGCCGACGGCGCCCCCTACTGCTGGGGCGGCAACGATTCGGGACAGATCGGCAACGGCCAGACGGCCAGATTCGAACAGTCACCGGTCGCAGTCGACACCACCGGGGCACTTGCAGGAAAGCAGCTCACCAAGATCTCCGGGGGCTGGGACACCGCCTGCGCCATCGCAGACCACAGGGCCTACTGCTGGGGCGCCAGCTACTTGGGCGACATCGGCAACGGTTCGAACACGCAGTCAGAGGTCCCCGTTGCGGTCGGTGGAGACCTCGCCAATATGGACGTCACCGACATCGTGCTTACCTGGGTGACCTGCGCCATCGCGGACGGCAGGCCCTACTGCTGGGGCGACGGTGCCGGCGGCATGCTAGGCACCGGCACCGCCTACACCTCCACCGACTACACCCAGAACACTGAGTACTATCCCAAGGCCGTGGACACCTCGGGCGTCCTTGCCGGGAAGACGGCAACGCGAATCGGCACGTCAGACAACGCCACCTGCGTGCTCGCCGACGGCAAGCCCTACTGCTGGGGAACCAACTGGGACAGCTCCCTGAGCACAGCGGTCCCCGCCGGGGAAACCGCCTGGTCGCCCGTGGCGATCGACCTGACCGGAACCGTGATCGAAGGCAAGAGCCTTACAGACCTGACGGTTGAAGGCGGCAGCACCATCGTCACCTATCAGCCTCCGCCAATCGGGACGCTGCACCTGAACATGACCATGAGCCCACAGTTCACCCTCACCACCTCCGGGGACTACAACGCCGACACCACCGGGCTCTCCACCTTCATCTACGACACCACCGGCCCCGGCGGCCCACAGCTGCTCGCCTCCTGCCCGACCGCCCTCTCCTGCTCGTGGACCGGCGCGCCGGCCGAGAAGCAGGCCAAATACGTCGCCGTGGCCGCCCCGCCCTACACCGGCTCAGGGATCGCCCCGGGGGCCCAGGCCACATCAGACCCGCTCACCGCCCCCGTCTGGACCGAGAGCCTGGCCTCATCCGGGAACACCCTCACGGCCACCGCGAACTACGCGGTCGACAACACAGGCCTTGCAATTGAGATCTATGACCTTTCCCAGGACGGGTACCCCCGAGTGGCCTCCTGCATCACCGGCGCCTCCTGCACTGTCACCACAAGCGACACCGGGCACCAGTACATCGCCGCGGCCGGCAAGAGCACGAGCGCGTACGGTTCCGGCGACCACCTGGTCTTCACCAACACCGTGGGAACAGCCGGCCCGACCGCTGCACACGAGACCGCGGCAGGATCGAACCCGGCCGAGCAGACCTGTCAGAAGTGCGAGGGAGACCCCGTCAACACCTACAACGGGGAGTTCTTCGAGAACGAGACAGACATCACCGTCCCCGGCCGCGGCCCAGGACTCGAGGTCACCCGCTCCTACTCGTCCCAGCTCGCCGCAGCCGACGGCCCCTTCGGCTACGGCTGGTCCTTCAACTACGGGATGTCCCTCACGACGAACTCCGACAAATCCGTCGACGTCCACCAGGAGAACGGCTCCATCGTCACCTTCACGCCCGACGCCAACGGCGCCTACCACGCTCCACCCCGCGTCCTCGCCGCCCTGGCCCACAACGCCGACGGCACCTGGACCTACACGCGACGGGCCAAGGAGACCTTCTCGTTCAGCGCGGATGGGCTGCTCAACAGCCTCAGCGACCTGAATGGGAACACCACCACCCTGGCCCGCAACAGCGCCGGACAGATCACCACCGCCACCGACGCCTCGGGAAGATGGATCTCCTTCATCTACAACACCCAAGGCAAGATCTGGGGCGCCGAGGACCAGAGCATGCACTCCGTCTGGTACAACTACGACACCGACGGCAGGCTCACCGCACGCCAGGACCGGGCCTGGGCCGGCAGCTCCTACAGCTACAACGACCTCAACCAGCTCACCGCGCTGACCGACCGCCGTGGCAACACGACGACCAACGTCTACGACGCCCTCGGCCGGGTGACCAGCCAGACCGACCGCGCAGGCGGCACCACAACCTTCAGCTACGCCGCCGACGGCACCACAATCGTCTCGCCAGGCGGACGGACCACCGTCGAGACCTACGCCGCCGGCCAGATCGTGAAAATGGTCAAGGGGGCAGGAACCCCATCAGCGGCCACCTGGACCTACACCTACGACCCGAACACCATGGGCCGGACACAGACCACAGACCCGCTCGGCCACACGAGCACTGCAACCTACGACAGCGCCGGGAACATGCTCACCGCCACCGACCCGGACGGCAACCATCTGTCCTGGACCTACGACGCGCTCAACGACCGCATCTCGGCAACCAACGCAGCCGGAGTCACCACGACCTACGCCTACGACCGGACAGGGAACCTGCTCAGCACGTCCACGCCACTGGACGGAACCTCCCAGGCTGCGACGACTGCCTACGGCCATGCGGACAGCGCGCACCCCAGCGACACCACCTCTGTCACAGATCCTGACGGCAAGACCACCACGCTGACCTACACTGCGGTAGGCGACCTCGCCACCAGCACCGACGCCCTCGGCAACAAGACACAGTACACCTACGACGTCCTCGGCCGCCGCCTCACCGCCGTCAGCCCGCGCGGCAACACCACCGCATACACCTACGACGCCGAGGGCCGCCCCCTCACAGCGGTCGACGCGCTCGGCAACTCGATCTTCACCTACGCCTACGACCCCGACGGCAACCGCACTCGCTCGACCGACGGGCTCTCGCACACCACCACCACGGCGTACGACGCTCTCGACCGCCCCACCACTGTCACCAGGGCCGACGGCACTACGACCAGCTCCGGCTACGACCCGGACGGTAACGCCACCACACAGACCGACGCCGCCGGCCACACCACTTCCTACGCCTATGACTCCCTCAACCGGGTGATCACATCAACAGACCCCCTCAACCGGGCCACCACCTACGGCTACGACACCGCAGGACACCGCACCACCCTCACCGACCCTTCCGGAAGGACAACGACCACCGCGTACGATGCAGCCGGACGCAAGACCGGCACGACATACTCTGACGGCACCACGCCGCCCGAGACCTTCACCTACACCCCGACCGGGCTCGAGGCGACGACAGCCGACGGGACAGGGACCACCACCAGCACCTACGACTCCCTCGGACGCCTCACCGGGCAGACCAACAGCAACGGCCAAACGGCCGCCTACACCTACGACCTTGCAGGGCACCTCACAGCCATCGCCTACCCGAACGGCAAGACCATCACGCGCGCCTACGACGACGCAGGACGGCTCACCGCGATCACCGACTGGAACGGGCACACCACCGCCTTCGCCCCCGACGCCGACGGCAACACCACCAGCACCGCATACGCCAACGGAGTCACCGCGGCGGCATCCTTCGACGCGGCAGGAAGAATCACCGGAATCACCGACACCGGCCCCGGGAACACCGCCCTCGGCTCCTTCACCTACACCCGAGACACCGCCGGGAACATCACCGGCGAAACAAACACGGGCGGCCAGACCGGCTACACCTACACCTCCCTCAACCAGCTCAAGGGAACCGCGTCAGGGGCCTACACCTACGACCCAACAGGAAACCCCACCACCCTCGCCAACGGCGCAACCCTCACCTACGACACAGCCAGCCAGCCAGCCACCTTCACGGTCAACGGCAACCAAACAAGCCTCACCTATGACGCCCAGGGCAACCGCGCCAGCGGCCCAGGCCCCAATGGAACCACGGCTTCCTACACCTGGGACGAAGCCAGCCGCTTGACAGATGCCACCGGGAGTAGCGCGACTTACAGCGCCGACGGCCTCCGCTCTTCTCGGACCCCAGCGGGCGGAGACACGGCACGCTACGCCTGGGATATGCACGGGATTATGCCGCTCATGCTCACCGACGGGACCGTCAGCTACCTCTACGACGACTCAGGCAACCCCCTTGAGCAGATCGATCCGGAAGGCACAGCCCTCTACTTCCAGCACGACCGGTACGGCTCTACACGCCTACTCACCGATGCCGCTGGGAACGCCGCCGCGAGTTACACCTACGACCCATACGGCAATCTGATCAAGAAGACCGGCGCAGCAGACACGGCTCTTCGATGGAACGGTCAGGCTCAGGACCTTGAGACGGGCCTGTACTACCTCCGCGCCCGATACTACGATCCCGAGACCGCGCAGTTCCTAAGCCGTGACCCACTTGAATCTGTAACGGCACAGCCTTACCAGTACGGGCAGAATGATCCGTTGAACCAAGCAGACCGGACTGGTCTGGACGCTTATCACTATTCGTATGACCTCGGTGCCCTGGGGACGCCTGACCAGCTGGCCAGCTACACACGAGCGAATTGTGCATTCCTGTTTCCGATCAGTGGCTGCGTTGACAATTTCCAAGCAGGCGAATCCCTTGATCTCCATCAATTAATGTTACCCTTCCCCGTGCGCGTAACGAATACATCGAGCAACTCCTTCCAGTTCGTGGCACGAGAGGGTCACCCCGAAGGTGCGGGACGGGCCATTACATTCACCTTCTGCACGGGGGCCAATGAAGATACAATGCTTCACGTAGACACATCCTCCGGTGGAAGCCTCCTAACAAGCGCGTGGGGAGTCCGGGATATAAACTTCTTCATAGCGCACGAAACTTGGGCAAAATTCGCCGGAAACATCCAAACCAACTTCGACTACATGGCAACGGACGGTTATGCGCCATTGGGAAGCGTTTAA
- a CDS encoding NAD(P)-dependent oxidoreductase, protein MRCTVIGLGEAGRIYARALQGLGHDVLGYDVAPIPTPGLPRAASMAEAVGQADAVIVMTTARASLPVARDAAPHLSPGTLYADFTSAAPGAKLALEDALPAGAVAADVAILGPVISLGASTPLMAAGPGADRTADLLRPIGAPVEVVHGALGDAMAHKLLRSIVMKGLAAVVCEAVEAGRRAGYEDWVRGQIAAELSGDGQSTIDRFITGSAKHASRRAEEMAAVADYCQALGAPSHMSAAARDSLRGLAGSALESA, encoded by the coding sequence ATGCGCTGCACGGTGATCGGCCTCGGCGAAGCCGGGCGCATCTACGCCCGCGCCCTCCAGGGACTCGGACACGACGTCCTCGGGTACGACGTTGCCCCCATCCCCACCCCCGGCCTGCCCCGCGCCGCGAGCATGGCCGAGGCCGTGGGACAGGCCGACGCCGTGATCGTGATGACGACGGCGCGCGCCTCCCTGCCGGTCGCCCGGGACGCCGCCCCCCACCTCTCCCCGGGAACCCTCTACGCGGACTTCACCTCGGCCGCGCCGGGCGCCAAGCTCGCCCTCGAGGACGCGCTGCCCGCCGGAGCGGTCGCGGCCGACGTGGCGATCCTCGGCCCGGTGATCTCCCTCGGCGCCTCCACTCCCCTCATGGCGGCCGGCCCGGGGGCAGACCGGACCGCCGACCTCCTGCGCCCCATCGGCGCGCCCGTGGAGGTCGTCCACGGCGCCCTCGGGGACGCGATGGCCCACAAGCTCCTGCGCAGCATCGTCATGAAGGGCCTCGCCGCCGTCGTCTGCGAGGCCGTCGAGGCGGGACGCCGCGCCGGCTACGAGGACTGGGTCCGCGGCCAGATCGCCGCAGAGCTCTCCGGGGACGGGCAGTCGACCATTGACCGCTTCATCACGGGCTCGGCCAAGCACGCCTCCCGCAGGGCCGAGGAGATGGCCGCCGTGGCCGACTACTGCCAGGCCCTCGGCGCCCCCTCCCACATGAGCGCAGCCGCCCGGGACTCCCTGCGGGGCCTGGCCGGCTCAGCGCTGGAGAGCGCATGA